The DNA window TTACAAATGAAAGTACTGCCATACGCATGCATGCTTGGCTCAACAAACATTAGGAGCTCTAGGATAAATTACactttttagctttatagCATCCATGTaagctttatttatttatgttggaATTCTTAATCAGGGGTTTTCTCCTCGGAGATGTAATTAACAGGATTTCTACGCAAACGTATGAATTCTGGAAGTAATGGACTCAcatttctgatttttatttatttatttctcgcatttaaatcaaattaaattgtCCCCAACGATTGACGGAAAATAGATCGTTCTGATTTTCCGTCCTCAACAACACACTATATTAATCAGATGCTCAAATTGACACTCAAAACATAGATGTTATTTGTTTTGACTCTAGTTAATTAAGAAAACAACACTCTTCTATCCCTGCCtctattaatcttttttatgcaaatgcaaagcagatcagtaaaaaaaagattgaaaaGGTTTGATATACTCTTTGTACCTTATTCACCATGAATTATCTTTGTATAACAGATAATTTCCTTTACAAATACCATTCATGTGCATCTTACATGCAATTTATGAATTGGAACACATTATTAGGTGAGCCGTTGTTCAtgcatccatatatatataaataaataaactctCCTTCAATTAGTGTCAATAGACATTATTACAATATCGTTCAATTAGCTTCTAGTCACCACTACATATTTGTCACATGGTAAATGCAGATACATATTTGTCTATGCACAGTTGATGAGTTGGACCACAATGCTATTGCAATGTTCTCCATGCCATTGAAATCTGTAGATCACATATGAATGCAGAAGAGACatgcttcttttttcttttttcctttttttttttgccatggGGAAACATGGTTAAAGTTTGCTATCCACTGACATTCAATAAGTTAATTGCACTAGGCAGCTATTGTTTTATCACCATTGCACCTACATTCACACAAGGGCAAGAGATCTTGGATAGGTATggatttttaatgttttatctGGTATTATTTGTGCTCCTATAAATTATGAGTATGTATACCTTAACCATTAATTATACAAAATGCGCCCGAACAATACCAAGATGAAGATGCTTTTAGGCTGTTCTTACGGGTAAGAAAGACAATTCTTATTTTTGTGAGCATACTTCCCAAACTGTAAAACATTatgtttttatcaaaaaaaattctatataaaagttgctttaaaaattacattaatctattttttaaatttacgaTATCTAGCACTAAATTTATGGTCAGTGATGGGATGCCATGTTTTGCGTGATCATTTTCTTCGTCTACTCCACTCACTCTCAAAGGTAGGCAACATTTGGTTAATAACACAGCATTCATAACACCTAATTAGGTGTTCCATATATACCACAAAACTGCACGGATGACTTGGTGAATTTTGGACCACTGGTTAGTTGTTGTCACATGTCCTCACCAAATGCATGCCACACATCACACGACCAAATTAActtcataattaaattatgtgtggctgtaattaattaatgttttcTCACAGGAAAAGCTCAATACATACAGACAGTTGCACTATACAGTGTCCAAGTCTTCAAGATTTTTAGGGAGTCATCTACTGGACCAGCAATGCTGTGGCATTTTGGGCCTTTTCATGCCACACAATTAGACAAGGCCCTCATGCAGTGGTCCATTATTCTTCTGTATTTTTCGTGGAGAAGAATATGCTCAGATTCACTGGAACTTGAATAAatccatatataattattaaaagatCTGGAATATTGTTCTTAAATATCTGGATTATCTTTCCGAGGCCAAAAATTCTATAGGCATGaccaaaaatacatgaaagCATCGAAGAAAGTTCAAAATGTCGACAATAATGGGAAAACTAGATCCCCGTAGATAGTGAGATATCGCAGGAGTTTTCTATCTTGGACAAAATCTCGCggagagaaaataatttttaatcaaattttatttgaattagaagagtttgaataaaatataataaaatatagaaatttgaTTGAGCTCAAAATTTTTGGTAGGGGAAATAATATCTTGGGTGGCTCCAAGATATCGAAATATCGCGAAATATGAGCAATATCTCGTCGAGAAATTAATCTATGGATCCGAGTAAGGATGCTGGCTGTCTGAACAATTTGGTGTGtgcaaacttttttaattcttCAAAATGAATCCCTTTTTTCACAACAGTTATACACAAAGATAAAATGGTGACCAAGATAAGAGttaaaagtttgaaccaaAATTATGATGAAGGTGTTTCACCTAATTAAAAGTCCTCACATAGACAAATTAAATTCGGATAGAGTACATTTGTACAGTAGAAACAAGAGGGAAGATACCCTACCTATGTAAGAATATGTGTTTTTCCTGCAAGTTATTTGCAATGGTACAGAGGTAGTGATAAGACCAAACCAATGGTATGTGTGAGTCTGACCTCATGCTGGCAATTGCTGTCTAGAACGGATCCAAATCACTGAGCAGATTAAACACTGCATCCTTACTGTAGCAACAGGGGTTCATGTTGCTGCGAGACAAAACTGTACTTTGCTTTTTTGTACTGTATCCGTTCAATCTGAGCCACTGATCATGTATTGGACGGGGGAGAGAATGTTGTAACGGAAGGGGTTCGTGTTCATGGATTTATTCGGTTTGTTTCAATCTTGCATGAGATGACTCGCCAGGGTACGCGTAACGTATTATCTTCGTTTCACGTTGTTAGATGATTTGGTTttctctagattcatatactaattaaagTGTCAACTCCCTGAAATTCctatggtattttttaaaaaatgagaaaGTTTTGTAATTGTTGCTTTGATGAAATACTAGAAAGACCGAAGAACTTACACGACAGCAAGAAAACATGTCGCAAAACCTCAAAAACTTTAATTTCGTCTTAAGTTCCTACAAAGTGATATGTCCCATAGAAATTTCAATGTACGTATTTTGCAGGTGTTAATCCTCTATTTTAGAGGAGGCCTAAACATTTGCAATCTATTGCATGGATCAACTATtactaaagaaaaaagatggaccttttttttaaaaaatgagaaatcaagtttttaaGGAAAAAGCTTACCACTTTGACATTTTTGAGTgctcaagagaaaaaaaaatgtatcctCAATGATTGGGTCACCTGTACTTTGAAACACTTAGCTTCTTTTAAGCCAAACCATCAAGATTCCAGCTTCCTTTGAATCACCTAATCTTTTATCcatacaaaagctaaaaatagcCCCAAAAGTTCCATGAGAGGTCCACTTGTCAAGTTCTTTGTGCTTGATAAACCCCTTTGTGTGCAATGTGCAATAAGTCATCATGCCCTTCCAAATTTTTCATTGGCATGCCATCCTTTCTTTCAAGTGAAACTAAAGCACATATAGATTAATCATTCTCAGCTATCctacacaaaataaaaaggctGAGCTGCATTCTTGCTATTTCAATTAGCACTATAATAGTACTGATATTGTAGATATCTCACATGCCTATGTTTAGAAATTGGAATGTGCAAGGCTGCAAGGCATACCTAAAACTAAGAAAGAACAATCTAGCTTACACtatactagtagtattataGTTTGTAGAATTTCAATGTGTCTAGAATCTTGTCACATCAAACCAACTACACCCATGAGAAACAATGCAGAGCCAGCCAAAACAATCTATTACACAAGGCATGCTCTTCATTCAAtcatcttttcctttttgtaaGAACCAATGCTGAACATCTCATTCAGTCATCTTTACTCTTTACCTGAAAGTAGTACTCCTGCATGCACAACAGCATACAGAGAGTAAGGTAGATTCCATCTTTCCAAGCAACATCACACATCTTTGGCAGAAAGCCATCGGAAAGAAAGCAATCCCTGAATCATCTGTTGGCTCTGCATAACTGCattgttgctgttgctgttgctgccacacccacacacacacactctaAAACTATTCAATTACTCATCCTGCTGCTCCTGCACATGCCTGCCTATGGGTTCCAGCTTCCCTTTGCTTTTCAATCACACTAACAATGCAACAGcaatcttttcatttttgcaaCTTCGAAAATTTGTGATTGGTTGGTCCAAATCAAGTGCAGTGCAGCAACCTGCATCTTCTGTTACTGTTAGGCAGGTCAGATACATGAACATTCTTCCTAGGGTGGTGTATCACTGAATCCTACAGACTTTGTCCCTTGTAACTTTGGGATAAACAGTGCAAACTATTCAGTAATGACCATGTAATAACTGCATAACTATTGCCATCTGAAGATTTAGGGGAGCAATATCTGAATTTCCCAACAGCTGCACATATCATGCAGGTAGGTGAACGAGGATGCTGCATCCTACAGCCTATCTACACAGCCTTTGTCCCTCAACGTTGGCTCTATAATAGAGGCATTGGATCAGTCATAGTACCATCTTGCATAAACAGTGAAAACTCATCGCCATATCATCACTGAATCATTATTGCCATCCTGTCTTGAACTCTGAATCTTCTGGGCAACCATATCTGAATTCTCCCAACAGCTGCACATTTCAAGTAGTTAGATGAGGATGCTTCACCCTACATGAAAGTGAGACCATTCATGAGTGACCACTTGTAATATACACTTGCTTTCATACATAgtacacatacatacacacattatAGCTATCAGCAttcatgtcatatatataggaGGAGAGTAGATACATCAAGGAGATAGACACAAACAGATCAAAAAGATTGCAACTTCGTTTCAAAGATTGCAACTTTCGTGCAATCATGGAAGAGTTCACCTTCTTCCCCGGCTTGGCAGGAGAAGGGCAGTGCAAGATTCcagcggcgtcgtcgtctcctcgTCGTGATCATCTCGGCGGCCTCGGCTCCCCTCCGCCGTGGgtgttcgccgccgtcgccgaggacgacgacggtggtgaGGATGAGGAGAAGATGGACCTGCTGTGGGAGGACTTCAACGAGGAGCTGGCGCGCACGCCGCCGGTGTGCCCTCTGAGCCCGCTCAACATCAAGGGCGGAGGGCTGACGCCGATGGCCAAGGACGCGTGGCTcagcgccgtcgacggcggcggtgggttCGGCGTCatcgtggccggcggcggcgagcagctggCGAAGCGTGACAGGAGCATGTACTCCGGCAGCAtcgtccggcgccgccggagatGGAGCCTGCTGCTGATGCTCAGGCTGCTCAAGAACCTCTTCTTGGCCAAGAACACGAGGAACGCAAGAACTGCACCGATCTGAAGTCTGAAACGATCAGTGGATCAGATTTCCACTCTAGGCTTCCGCAATCAAGAAAACCGAcaactgatgatgatgatgatgatcatgGTGATGAGTTATAAACCCGAGTGTAAACTAGTAATCTGTATATATTGATATCTACATGTTTGATGCTTCTGTCACAGGGTAGAATAACCCAGGAGGTAAATTTCTTCCTTTCTCTGAACAATGTGTTCTTCTTGTAATCAATAATTCAATATGTAGTATTTTCctatataattatcatttcCTGTTCTTCCCTCTAATTCTTCTTATGTTATTagttatatatcttttttaccACTCATGAGAAGTACCTTAGGTACTAAAAATTTCagtgcaaaattttaatacctttAAAACACAttgtatctcaaggtactaaatatttttattaaaaaaatgaagtacctcgaggtactttttttaaaatggtaaaaaaggcTCCAGAATGTATATTGGCCTCTGAATCATCAAAGTTTTGTCTTTCAATCAAGTTCTATAAACCTTGACCATTTGTGAGTACTCTGAAATCTATCTGAATTATTTTGCTATGTAAATGTAATCTTAGTGGTATTTGGTTTGATGGCACCAACCTCGTAGATGCAGATGCCTTGCCCATCAAAACCTACCGGAATGACGGAGCTATTAAATGTCAAGGGAGGAGCTAGCCAAGTTTTTCTGGTGACTTCACCAGAAATCTCTCTGTGAGGCAGTGCCAGATGATTCCAAGTCTTCAGCTTCATAAATGTTGCAACCAAAACAGACTAGGATCCACAGTACAATCATTTGTTCATCTTCTGGAAATGCTGGCATTAGTAATCCCAATGCACTACTGATCATATAGTTTGTATTAATAATCTCTCTTCTGATCAGAtcatacttttttattttttttaaaaaaaagaactgtcCCAGGCAGAGATACTTCTGTAATTTGTCAAACTGATCAGAAAATACCTGGAAGATGAAGCATTCCTCTGCTCTTAACCTGTCAACTGAATCTGTCGCAGAGCAATTTTCAAACTCACACCTAACTCATCCTAGATATCTACAGTTTGATTTATTAGCAGTTGTCCTTACCTCGTTGATAACCAGTGCTGCAAGTAAGTCAATCATCGCAGTCATAGTACACATCAACACTGAAAGTCACCTGAGCTGGTACTTTCTGTCTTTCTGATTCAGATTTCTCCATTGCTCACTGGagtagaaagaaagaaggccTCAGGCTGAGCGAGACGCCGACACGTGGCACGGCATCTTGTTATCTGAGATATTTGTATATTGACCTGAAAGTAACAAAGTGAAGCAACAATGAGGTCAGCTAGGCAAGCTGGAGCTGAGGAGGATTCAGGCATTCAGCTACCAACCGGTTGGTCTCAAACAGAAGAATTAGTTGTGTACTCCCTTGTACGCTGTCAGAAAATCTGGGCACCAATCTGCACTTGCATGTTGGGCATATTCATgcaagaaaaaggaaacaaactatTCTCACATCATCATAAGCTAATCATGCTACAGCATGTCTAGCAGCAGAGGGCTAGAACaaatgaataatttttctagCATGAAACTGAATCAGAATTGTTCTACCATAAACAAGTTTGAAACTGAATAAGAATTGCTGCAAGCATAAAAACTGCATGTTTTGAGTTCTAGGTTCTTTAATGCCTGAACTGCCATCTCAAAGGTGTCACTGCAAAAGTTTCAGgtcgaagaaaaaaacaggATCACAAGAGAAGCTAATTCAGTAACAGTTTCCCCTGAAAGAGGCaacgatgataaaaaaacactacTAGGCAAGGCCTGGTAGTCTTTCATTCAAAAAAAGAGGCAACAATGAGaaacttttcttttcctgAGCAATAAGATCAGAACATTTCATAGCAAACAACCAACTTTCATCAAAGCTTCAGTTGCACACTAGAGCCACATGTGCACAAGCACTAGCCCATGTAAAAGCTGATCAGATATGGTGAAGCATATGAGATCATCTGGTTTTCTGCTCTCGGACCAGTATACTTTGATGATAAtatgaatgaatatatatgtgacataaaaataattaacaaccacaaaaaaaatgcaaattacATTGTTCATATATGTAGCATTATAATGGTTGCACGTCTGCAACAACAGTACTCTTTAACTAATACAACCAGGTCTAACTAGTCATTCAACAACCCAATCGGAACAATAGTTTGCTTATTAACCAGCcacttattttgtttttagatacCACCAACATATAAATAGCCTTGGTATTGCCACTACAGCCTCAGATCAATGGAATTGAAGCCTCCAACACGCCGAGATACCCCTGTTACCTCTTGTCGGCTTGGAGTTTGGGTGGAGTAATTTCGGGGACAACTCTGTAGATGTGCACTTTTATGTTATCCTTCTGGACAAGCTCGAAGACACAAACGTCAAACTTCTCCAGATTATTTCCAACAGCAAACTTGCCCCAGCCACCACTGAAAGAACCAACCGAACGATCACTGTAGTAGACGTAGTTTACTGCCCAGGCCTTCCCTTGTGGATCCCAAAGTGTGATCCTTTTGCTGGTCCGGGGAAGGCACTCACGGACAAATTCACATGGGATATTctgcaatataaaaaaacaagtaagGGAGTCAGGACTAAACAACATAGTTGAGTAAAAGTATTCAGGTATATGACAACACTACTCATATATATAGACGAACGTCAAGAAATATAATATGAACCTTTCAGTGAAAAATGTACCGCCCCAGGGGAATGCCATAATTGGAAAAAAAGTTCCTCAATTCAAGGCAAATTGGAAGTTTATCTAAGAAAAAACAGTCCAAACCACTAAATTTGACTATTTTCTGATGTTATTAACCGAATGCATGCAGATTACTACTATGGCCTGTTGCTTATTTATAGGCCCCTCTATGCTGTAAGCAGAAACTTTGTAATAAGGCCTAGTGTGTCTTTGACACAATGGCCACTTTATACATTATGTACAAAAGGGCTATATTGTGTTTTGTGAAAGAGGCGGGAGTTGATTCTTCCAGTATCATAAGGAAGTCTTGCAAATTTGCTATCACAAAAGAAATGCTTCTGACATAAAAGTGATATGCTACAATAGGAAAACTATCACAAATTGGCGATTCATGTAGTTGTCAACTTTTTATGATCACATTATCAAACTGTGATATATAGAAATCAAATATCAAGATGGGATGTTCAAATCAGAACTAATTCAAAAATCTCAAATTGTAGTGTGTCATTGTGCAAATAATGATGAACAAAGAACATAGAAAATGGGAAAGTTCAATAATGAATGAAGATTAACACATGAAAGTAGCATTACCATGAAAAATCCCACATAGACATATGACTCCATCATTATTTGCAGAACAAAAGGATTCTTGGATTTGAATTCTTTTGCCCTTTGAAGAGCATGGTCCTTCTCTGCTTCAGTTACCGGACGCCTCTGTGATATTACTCTTAGTTGCCTTTGACCCCTTGACATGCCTGAAAAGTGCAACCACATCAAATTATCTAAAGAAGTCATCTATTAGCACTATGTCTAGGGGACAGATAACTTACATTTGCCACGTCGAGCCACTTCACCAGACATAAAACGCATTAGGAATGGTGCCTTTGGTGACTTGCTACAAGACATATCTTCATCTGACATGTTGTTCGAGGAGTCTATAGTGTCCAAAGTAAGTTTGATGCGAaatcataagcaaaaaaatcCTTAGGAATCTGAACATGTATGATCTACAACAATGATTTTCATAATATGtgataacaaaaatatacatgCCACCTCTAACCAAGAGATAAGAGATAGGCCTCTTCACAATTACTTTGCCTGTTTTGGCACTGCATGTGGCCTCCCGACTTATGGCCATGCATGGAACAAATCAAGAgtgcatttaataattttgataaacaaaatggatgtgaaaagcAATTTGTGCAGTTATGCTGCACTCCTGGCCCctcaaacaaatcaaaataaactgACTTTTGATTGTTATCTTCTAAGCTGACTATGCCAAATGGCTGTGTATATCCATTTTGGATATAGAGGCCGGGTTTCAATCCATTTtcttaacaaaaataaagctGATGAtgccaaaataaatatattaatgtatataacATTTTAAGGAATAGAGGAATGTTTTACCTTTGGTACTGTTATGGCTTATTGATGTTGCCTTAGATTTGCCAAGGGAAGCTCGTGAACGTTTTCTCTTAGCACTTCCCGAAACATTAGCCTCATTGGACTTCTTCAATAGAACCCTATCTTCCATATGACAATCCACATCTATGGCTATCTTTCCTGCGGTTCTGTTATTATCCTTCGGCAGGGGAGCCATTTTTTCTGAAGTGATAGCTGCATTGT is part of the Oryza brachyantha chromosome 11, ObraRS2, whole genome shotgun sequence genome and encodes:
- the LOC102705477 gene encoding uncharacterized protein LOC102705477, producing MEEFTFFPGLAGEGQCKIPAASSSPRRDHLGGLGSPPPWVFAAVAEDDDGGEDEEKMDLLWEDFNEELARTPPVCPLSPLNIKGGGLTPMAKDAWLSAVDGGGGFGVIVAGGGEQLAKRDRSMYSGSIVRRRRRWSLLLMLRLLKNLFLAKNTRNARTAPI
- the LOC102705762 gene encoding B3 domain-containing protein Os11g0197600-like isoform X2 is translated as MRDMGRRSREGEGEEEERAVAASRVVREEQGGRMEKEKRKEKGKGKEKERREEDKHFGRSFFRVLLTPQSLERMKIPSSFNQCLQNQPTGMVSLADRSGNTWSAELTSDSEGFCFVHGWKQFVRDNFIQCGQFVVFTYDKRSHFSVVVFDPSGIDKMPSHFTHLSKKLIIKTESDEMGIDNAAITSEKMAPLPKDNNRTAGKIAIDVDCHMEDRVLLKKSNEANVSGSAKRKRSRASLGKSKATSISHNSTKDEDMSCSKSPKAPFLMRFMSGEVARRGKCMSRGQRQLRVISQRRPVTEAEKDHALQRAKEFKSKNPFVLQIMMESYVYVGFFMNIPCEFVRECLPRTSKRITLWDPQGKAWAVNYVYYSDRSVGSFSGGWGKFAVGNNLEKFDVCVFELVQKDNIKVHIYRVVPEITPPKLQADKR
- the LOC102705762 gene encoding B3 domain-containing protein Os11g0197600-like isoform X1, which codes for MRDMGRRSREGEGEEEERAVAASRVVREEQGGRMEKEKRKEKGKGKEKERREEDKHFGRSFFRVLLTPQSLERMKIPSSFNQCLQNQPTGMVSLADRSGNTWSAELTSDSEGFCFVHGWKQFVRDNFIQCGQFVVFTYDKRSHFSVVVFDPSGIDKMPSHFTHLSKKLIIKTESDEMGIDNAAITSEKMAPLPKDNNRTAGKIAIDVDCHMEDRVLLKKSNEANVSGSAKRKRSRASLGKSKATSISHNSTKDSSNNMSDEDMSCSKSPKAPFLMRFMSGEVARRGKCMSRGQRQLRVISQRRPVTEAEKDHALQRAKEFKSKNPFVLQIMMESYVYVGFFMNIPCEFVRECLPRTSKRITLWDPQGKAWAVNYVYYSDRSVGSFSGGWGKFAVGNNLEKFDVCVFELVQKDNIKVHIYRVVPEITPPKLQADKR